AAGCTATCGATTAATAATTCAGTTAAGCAGATAAATAGAACAAACAGGCGCAGAAAATTTGGCGGATATTATGCCAAGAAAGCAGACTTAATCGAGATAATTGATGACGCGTTTGAACTTGCTCTTGAAGGTGCAGCAATAGAAGCCTTTGGAGGTGCTTATGATCAACCAGAATTATTAAACTTGATTGATGTCAACGGAATTAAAAATAAAGCTATTTCTCTGCTGGATTATTAAAAGTAGTGCGGTAGTGCGATCGCTTGACTTCATTTGCAAATAAGAGAACTTAAATAATTAATAGAGATGAAACAAAGAGCGATCGCATAGCTTTATCGCTCTACTTTGATTGCGATCGCTCTATCAAAGATTATTTTTCGCTTCTTTAGCAACCTGCTCAAATTCATCATCTGCCAACTTTGTAATTATTGACTTGGCTTCTTCTCCCCCCAATCTACCTAAAGCCTGTACAAGGCGGTAACGTATTTGCCAGTCTTCATTATCGGCAAAAGCAGCCAGTAAAGGGATAGCTCGTGTATCGCCCAATTCTCCCATTGAGCCAATGGCTGCGGTTTGCAAGAGATTATTTTCCGAGTCAAGAGCCTCTTTTAGGAGATCGAAGCCACGAGGATCGCCCAATTCGCCTAAAGCAGCAATGATACTAAACTGCACCAACCATTCCGATGTATCATGATATATATTAGCTAAATCTTCATAGGCTTCAACAAGCTTTAAACCACCAATCGCGTCTGCTGCTGCTGCTTGTACATCTGGCTCGGGATCGTTAAACAGGCGATCGCGTAAGATTTCTAAAGAAGTATCTTTATCATTTATCCCCAGAGTATCTAGCTGACTAACTGCTGCATAGCGCACGCGAGTATTATCATCGGTAATCATGGGCTGCACCATGGCAAAGGCTGTTTCTATGTCAATTTGACGTAGTTGATTTAAACCTCTAATGCGCTCGCCAAAGTCTTCGGAATTTAGCAGAGTCTTAACTGATTCTGGGGTAATAGTCATGATTAAAATTATTAGATTTAAAGTTGGTTTTAAAAAAAGTAAAAAACAATTTTAGTAAATATAGACTTTAACCAGCATACTTACTAATCTGACTTAGAACTTTGACAAGATCTAACTTATTATTCGTTACTTATTACTTGTTACTCAAGCAAAGCAAAACTAGATCATTCGGCTGCCATCATCTTAATTACGTCACCTTGAGTAATCATGCCGATTAACTTAGAATTATCATCTACCACTGGCAAACGTCGTAACTTCTTATCGTGCATAATTTTGGCTGCTTCCCGCACTAGCTGATTGCCTTTTACCGTTGTCGGGCGATCGCTCATAGCTTCACTTACAGTCTGCCCTAAAGCTTTGTGTACTTCTTGATTGTGTTTTGCAGGATTTTGCAGATAAATTACGCTATCGAGAAACATAACATAAGGCGGTGTTTCTACTCCTGTAGCCTGCCAGGTTAGATCAGTCTCGGATATGATTCCTACTAGCTCTCCCTCTTCATTTACCACAGGTAAACCACTGATTTCTTTTTCAGCTAGAATTTGAATCGCTTCTTCTAGTGATGTCTCAGGAGATACCGTAGTCGGATTGACTGTCATAATCTCAGCAACAGTTTTGCTCATCTTTTTGCTCTCAGGTTTATCGTATAATTGGCTACCACTACCTGATTTAATCTATCGCAAATTGTCACCTTCTAAGGCAAGCTGTCACTATATTTAATTTTTAGATTTTTCTCTAATCTTGTAATATGCTAAGTTTTAATGCAGTTACTCTTCTTACTTGTTGAGAGTTAGCCGTAATCTAATTTACTAATAATGATATGAATTCCAAAAAAGAATGAGAGGAATTTTTTTCACAATTCAAATTACAACATAGCAATAATGACTAATCCAGAAACCAAGGCTCAATATGAGGGTGCAATACTAAACCAGCTTGTTAAAAATATTGAGAAAGTTGCTGTTATAGAGGTTGCTGTTAAACAAAATACCCAAAAGCTAGACAACATAGACCAAAGACTAAACAACATAGATCAAAGGCTAACTAATATTGAATCATTACTCGGTTGGCTTAAAGTAATTGGTGGTGCGGTATTAGCGATCGCACTATCTTTAATAGCTAATTTTGTTTATTCGTTTTTAATCAACTAAGATCCAAATTATAATAATTCCAACTCCTCAAAACAACGGCGTGTTAAATCAATCCGTGCTGCTAAATCCTTGTCTTCACGAACATCAATATTAGTAGCAAAAAAGTAAACATCTTTTCCTTTTTCTAAGTAACCAACATACCAGCCAATCTGCGGTGGGGTTTTGTCTTCAAAACCAATTAAGCCCGTTTTAGCTCGAATGGTATAGTCTGGAGTTTGTTCAACGATCATGATATCTTTGGTAATTGCCAGCGATCGCTCTGAAAAGGGTAAATTGTTATTATATAAACGGCGCAGAAACTGAATTTGCTCTAGAGGTGAAATTCTCAGTTTGCCTTTCAACCAGAATGTGTCGATATCTTCAGGGCTACCAATATTTTGATTGCCATAATTTGATTTGCTAACATAAGCTTGCATCTTCTCGTGTCCAACTCGGCGGGCTAACACTTGGTAAAACCAAACTGCCGAAAGCCTAAACGCCTCTTTCATGTTTAAATCTCGATTCCATTCGGCAACTGTTGGTCGATAAATTCCATCCCAAGTCAGAATTGCCAATTCATTATCAATGGCTTCAGTCTCCAAAGAAATGAGAGAATTGAGAATTTTAAATGTCGATGCAGGTAAAACAGCTTTTTCGTTACGCTGTTGATTATATTGATAAGTGCGATCGCTTTGAGCATCGTAGATCGCGATCGAGCCTTCAACCCCTGATTGCTGAAAGTACTGTGCAAAGTTTATCTTTTGGGGTGTATCTAAAGCAACTGCTGAATTCAAGATTGTTTTTGG
This DNA window, taken from Pleurocapsa sp. FMAR1, encodes the following:
- a CDS encoding DUF29 family protein yields the protein MEELIQLRESIEKHDFVTALQIVDELDEMSVEAKFNKIFSYMVVLLLHLIKEEAEKRLTKSWKLSINNSVKQINRTNRRRKFGGYYAKKADLIEIIDDAFELALEGAAIEAFGGAYDQPELLNLIDVNGIKNKAISLLDY
- the nblB gene encoding phycobilisome degradation protein NblB yields the protein MTITPESVKTLLNSEDFGERIRGLNQLRQIDIETAFAMVQPMITDDNTRVRYAAVSQLDTLGINDKDTSLEILRDRLFNDPEPDVQAAAADAIGGLKLVEAYEDLANIYHDTSEWLVQFSIIAALGELGDPRGFDLLKEALDSENNLLQTAAIGSMGELGDTRAIPLLAAFADNEDWQIRYRLVQALGRLGGEEAKSIITKLADDEFEQVAKEAKNNL
- a CDS encoding CBS domain-containing protein, which produces MSKTVAEIMTVNPTTVSPETSLEEAIQILAEKEISGLPVVNEEGELVGIISETDLTWQATGVETPPYVMFLDSVIYLQNPAKHNQEVHKALGQTVSEAMSDRPTTVKGNQLVREAAKIMHDKKLRRLPVVDDNSKLIGMITQGDVIKMMAAE
- the blaOXA gene encoding class D beta-lactamase; the encoded protein is MNKITKKIAIFCMAIAKLAVGIACFVYTFWQVTDPALTVPKTILNSAVALDTPQKINFAQYFQQSGVEGSIAIYDAQSDRTYQYNQQRNEKAVLPASTFKILNSLISLETEAIDNELAILTWDGIYRPTVAEWNRDLNMKEAFRLSAVWFYQVLARRVGHEKMQAYVSKSNYGNQNIGSPEDIDTFWLKGKLRISPLEQIQFLRRLYNNNLPFSERSLAITKDIMIVEQTPDYTIRAKTGLIGFEDKTPPQIGWYVGYLEKGKDVYFFATNIDVREDKDLAARIDLTRRCFEELELL